One genomic window of Candidatus Baltobacteraceae bacterium includes the following:
- the kdpF gene encoding K(+)-transporting ATPase subunit F, which translates to MQFDDLLGLVLTVAGLAYLVFAMLRPERF; encoded by the coding sequence ATGCAATTCGACGACCTGCTCGGCCTCGTGCTGACGGTCGCGGGGCTCGCCTATCTGGTATTCGCGATGCTGCGACCGGAGAGGTTCTAG
- the kdpA gene encoding potassium-transporting ATPase subunit KdpA, protein MTATGWIQAIVFFAIVLALTKPIGLYMTHVFSGEKTWLSRVLQPVERLIYRLGGVREDQEMSWYAYAFAMLAFSVITFAYLYVLLRTQKWLPFNPQHFDNMTPDLAFNTAISFTTNTNWQFYSGESTMSYLSQMAGLAWHNFVSAAVGIAIAVAVVRGVVRTSVKTLGNFWVDLTRCSLYLLLPISIVVGLYFVASGMPQNFHAYQNVVSIEGFRQTITGGPMGSQEVIKELGTNGGGFVNANSASPNENPTPLTNLIELILIFSLGAGLTYMYGKMVKDVRQGWAIFAAMAILFFAGFTLAYWAEAQGNPLVHAMGVAGGNMEGKECRLGVSASALFATVTTDTSCGAVNSWHDSFMPLGGLVPLVNMQLGEIVFGGVGSGLYGMIVFVVLTVFIAGLMVGRTPEFLGKKIERREVQFAILAALVTPVLCLVPTAVAAIIPVGLATLNNGGPHGFSEILYAFTSTNANNGSAFGGLGPNLFYNLVTGMNMMFGRFAVAIPALALAGALAGKKAVPEGPGTFATHSPIFVALLLGVIIIVGALTFLPADSLGPIVEHLLLLQGKTY, encoded by the coding sequence ATGACGGCCACCGGATGGATTCAAGCCATCGTCTTTTTCGCAATCGTCTTAGCGCTGACCAAGCCGATTGGTTTGTATATGACGCACGTCTTCTCGGGAGAGAAGACGTGGCTCTCGCGGGTATTGCAGCCGGTCGAGCGGCTCATCTACCGCTTGGGCGGCGTGCGCGAAGATCAGGAGATGTCGTGGTACGCTTACGCTTTTGCGATGCTGGCGTTTTCGGTCATCACCTTTGCTTATCTGTACGTTTTGCTGCGCACGCAGAAGTGGCTCCCGTTCAATCCACAGCACTTCGACAATATGACGCCGGACTTGGCATTCAACACGGCGATCAGTTTTACCACGAATACCAACTGGCAGTTCTACTCCGGCGAGAGCACCATGAGCTATCTCTCGCAGATGGCGGGATTGGCATGGCATAACTTCGTCTCGGCCGCCGTTGGTATCGCCATTGCCGTCGCAGTGGTTCGCGGCGTCGTTCGGACCAGCGTCAAGACGCTGGGCAACTTTTGGGTCGATCTGACGCGCTGCTCGCTTTACTTGCTGCTGCCGATCTCGATCGTGGTCGGCCTCTATTTCGTGGCCTCGGGCATGCCGCAGAACTTCCACGCGTATCAGAACGTCGTGTCGATCGAGGGCTTCAGGCAAACGATCACCGGCGGTCCGATGGGTTCACAGGAGGTCATCAAGGAGCTCGGTACTAACGGCGGTGGGTTCGTCAACGCGAACTCGGCATCCCCGAACGAGAATCCCACGCCGCTGACCAACCTCATCGAGTTGATTCTGATCTTCTCACTGGGCGCTGGCCTGACGTACATGTACGGCAAGATGGTCAAAGACGTGCGCCAGGGCTGGGCCATTTTTGCGGCGATGGCGATCCTGTTTTTTGCAGGCTTTACTCTGGCATACTGGGCCGAAGCGCAAGGTAACCCGCTCGTGCACGCGATGGGTGTCGCCGGTGGGAACATGGAGGGCAAGGAGTGCCGGCTGGGCGTGTCGGCCTCGGCGCTCTTTGCTACCGTCACGACCGATACGTCGTGCGGCGCCGTGAACTCGTGGCACGACTCGTTCATGCCGCTGGGCGGTTTGGTTCCGCTTGTAAACATGCAGCTGGGCGAAATCGTCTTCGGCGGTGTCGGCAGCGGTCTCTACGGCATGATCGTCTTCGTCGTGCTCACCGTGTTCATCGCCGGGCTGATGGTGGGGCGGACACCGGAGTTTCTTGGGAAGAAGATCGAGCGGCGCGAGGTGCAGTTTGCGATTCTCGCGGCGCTCGTGACACCCGTGCTCTGCTTGGTGCCGACCGCCGTCGCCGCCATTATTCCGGTCGGATTAGCGACCCTCAACAACGGTGGCCCCCATGGGTTCTCCGAGATTCTGTATGCCTTTACGTCGACCAACGCCAACAACGGATCCGCGTTCGGCGGCTTGGGACCCAATCTGTTCTACAACCTCGTAACGGGCATGAACATGATGTTCGGGCGATTTGCCGTCGCCATTCCGGCGCTGGCACTCGCCGGTGCGCTCGCGGGAAAGAAAGCCGTGCCGGAGGGACCCGGCACCTTCGCTACACACTCGCCGATTTTCGTCGCGTTACTTCTCGGCGTCATCATCATCGTCGGCGCGTTGACGTTCTTGCCGGCCGACTCGCTCGGTCCGATCGTCGAACACCTGCTGCTGCTGCAAGGGAAAACCTACTAA
- the kdpB gene encoding potassium-transporting ATPase subunit KdpB has protein sequence MFVRHRRFERRPQARSLFDRDIVIRAIAESFKKLDLHWQVRNPVMFVVEVGALTTSIFFVRNVLRHSGNAGFDFAIAAWLWFTVVFANFAEAVAEGRGKAQADYLRRTKSDTLARLLLEGGEEKVPSTSLGKGDRFVVDAGEVIGADGDVIEGAATIDESAITGESAPVIREAGGDRSSVTGGTRVLSDRIVVRVTANPGESFLDRMIGLVEGAKRQKTPNEIALSILLAGLTIIFLIAVATLGPFSIYGGQHQSVTILIALLVCLIPTTIGGLLSAIGIAGMDRVMQRNVLAMSGRAVEAAGDVDTLLLDKTGTITLGNRQAVEFVTTDGIDVKDVARIAYLSSLADETPEGRSIVALAAQQGSRNGETPSGSTFVPFSAYTRMSGLDLADGTKIRKGAPDSVMAWVREQGGNPSSELAPQVDRIARAGGTPLLLARNELIMAVIYLKDILKPNMRERFDRLRAMGIRTVMITGDNPLTAATIAKEAGVDDFLAEATPETKMDLIKREQGSGRLVAMTGDGTNDAPALAQADVGVAMNSGTQAAKEAGNMVDLDSDPTKLIEVVEIGKQLLMTRGSLTTFSIANDVAKYFAILPAMFATAYPAMGLLNVMRLTTPQSAILSAVIFNALIIIALIPLALRGVRYEPKGANRVLFENAMLYGVGGIIIPFVGIKVIDVILAALHLTRT, from the coding sequence ATGTTCGTTCGGCACAGACGCTTTGAGCGTCGTCCTCAGGCCCGCTCGCTCTTCGACCGCGATATCGTCATCCGCGCGATCGCCGAGTCGTTCAAAAAACTCGATCTGCACTGGCAAGTGCGCAATCCCGTGATGTTCGTCGTGGAAGTCGGCGCGCTGACGACGTCGATCTTCTTCGTGCGCAACGTCCTGCGCCACAGCGGTAATGCCGGCTTCGACTTCGCGATCGCTGCGTGGCTCTGGTTTACCGTTGTCTTCGCGAACTTCGCCGAGGCCGTTGCGGAAGGGCGCGGAAAGGCGCAAGCAGATTATCTGCGCCGCACCAAATCCGATACGCTGGCGCGCCTTTTGCTTGAGGGCGGCGAGGAAAAGGTCCCGAGCACGAGTTTGGGCAAAGGCGACCGCTTCGTCGTGGACGCGGGCGAAGTTATCGGCGCCGACGGCGACGTGATCGAAGGTGCCGCAACCATCGACGAGTCCGCGATCACGGGCGAATCCGCACCGGTCATTCGCGAAGCCGGCGGCGACCGCAGTTCGGTGACCGGGGGCACGCGGGTGCTTTCCGACCGCATCGTCGTTCGCGTCACCGCGAATCCGGGCGAAAGCTTCCTCGACCGGATGATCGGGCTCGTGGAGGGTGCGAAGCGGCAGAAGACGCCCAACGAAATAGCCTTATCGATACTTCTCGCGGGACTGACGATTATTTTTCTGATCGCGGTGGCAACGCTTGGGCCGTTTTCGATCTACGGCGGGCAACATCAAAGCGTTACGATCCTCATCGCCCTGCTGGTATGTCTCATTCCCACGACGATCGGTGGTCTGCTGTCGGCCATCGGCATCGCAGGCATGGATCGCGTCATGCAGCGCAACGTGCTGGCAATGAGCGGCCGCGCGGTCGAGGCCGCCGGCGACGTCGACACGCTGCTGCTCGATAAGACGGGCACGATCACCCTTGGCAATCGCCAGGCGGTCGAGTTCGTCACTACCGACGGCATAGATGTAAAAGACGTCGCGCGCATCGCGTATCTCTCGTCGCTGGCCGATGAGACGCCCGAAGGACGTTCGATCGTCGCGCTGGCCGCACAACAGGGATCGCGAAACGGCGAGACCCCGTCCGGATCGACGTTCGTGCCGTTCAGCGCGTATACGCGCATGAGCGGCCTCGATTTGGCCGACGGCACAAAGATTCGCAAGGGCGCGCCGGATTCGGTGATGGCGTGGGTACGCGAGCAGGGCGGCAATCCATCGTCGGAGCTTGCGCCACAGGTCGACCGGATCGCCCGCGCGGGCGGCACACCGCTGCTCTTGGCTCGCAACGAGCTAATTATGGCGGTTATCTACTTAAAGGATATTCTCAAGCCGAACATGCGCGAACGCTTCGATCGCCTACGCGCGATGGGCATTCGCACGGTGATGATTACCGGCGACAATCCGCTCACGGCGGCAACCATTGCCAAAGAAGCCGGAGTCGACGATTTCTTGGCCGAGGCGACTCCGGAAACCAAGATGGATCTCATCAAGCGCGAGCAGGGCTCCGGCCGTCTGGTCGCGATGACCGGCGACGGCACCAACGACGCGCCCGCATTGGCTCAGGCCGATGTCGGCGTGGCGATGAATTCGGGTACGCAGGCGGCTAAAGAAGCGGGCAACATGGTCGATCTCGACTCCGATCCGACCAAGCTGATCGAAGTGGTAGAAATAGGTAAGCAGTTGCTGATGACGCGCGGATCGCTAACCACGTTCTCGATCGCTAACGACGTCGCAAAGTACTTTGCGATTCTTCCTGCGATGTTCGCGACTGCCTATCCGGCAATGGGGCTGCTCAACGTGATGCGATTGACCACTCCTCAGAGCGCAATACTCTCCGCCGTCATTTTCAACGCGCTCATCATTATCGCTCTGATTCCCCTGGCGCTTCGGGGCGTGAGGTACGAGCCCAAGGGCGCCAATCGCGTGCTCTTCGAAAATGCGATGCTCTACGGCGTCGGCGGTATCATCATTCCGTTCGTCGGGATCAAGGTCATCGATGTGATCTTGGCTGCGCTGCACTTAACTAGAACGTAG
- the kdpC gene encoding potassium-transporting ATPase subunit KdpC produces MLKHFGAAFRMTVVSIVILGLIYPLAMTGVAEALFPKQANGSLVTVNGRIVGSWIIGQLWTKPQYFQGRPSAAGKGYDPTSTGGTNYGATSKKLLDSTKATIATLEKQNPGAKGAPPIDLVTSSASGIDPDVSPEAAYWEAPRVAKARNMSVVAVDALIARHVQGRTFGFLGERHVNVLELNLALDGLKPS; encoded by the coding sequence ATGCTCAAACACTTTGGTGCTGCCTTCCGGATGACGGTCGTGTCGATCGTCATTCTCGGCCTGATCTACCCGCTCGCGATGACCGGCGTAGCGGAAGCGCTCTTTCCAAAGCAGGCGAACGGCTCGCTCGTCACGGTGAATGGCAGGATCGTAGGGTCGTGGATCATTGGGCAGCTCTGGACCAAGCCGCAGTACTTTCAAGGCCGTCCGTCCGCTGCCGGCAAAGGCTACGATCCGACCTCAACCGGCGGTACCAACTACGGCGCGACGTCGAAAAAGCTCTTGGATTCAACAAAAGCGACCATCGCCACGCTGGAGAAGCAGAATCCCGGCGCAAAAGGTGCCCCGCCGATCGATCTCGTGACGTCGAGCGCGAGTGGGATCGATCCCGACGTCAGCCCGGAAGCGGCGTATTGGGAAGCGCCGCGCGTCGCGAAAGCGCGCAACATGAGCGTCGTCGCGGTCGACGCGCTTATCGCTCGACACGTGCAAGGGCGAACGTTTGGCTTTCTGGGCGAGAGGCACGTCAACGTGCTCGAGCTCAACCTCGCGTTAGACGGACTGAAGCCCAGCTAA
- a CDS encoding nuclear transport factor 2 family protein, with product MDSDEQAIVSIVKEMAESMTGTQSTRHWAEDALWFDIPAFASKGVQPALKMFDKVFGGFASCKVDILDMEVMLNGNMGIVCTVQKVNIVLKSGESKLVLARQTDCFEKRNNEWRLIHQHASVPAGGNWDGNIVTA from the coding sequence ATGGACTCGGATGAGCAAGCGATCGTTTCGATCGTGAAGGAAATGGCAGAATCCATGACCGGGACGCAGAGCACGCGGCACTGGGCCGAAGATGCGCTGTGGTTCGACATTCCGGCATTTGCCTCGAAGGGCGTTCAGCCGGCACTGAAGATGTTCGACAAAGTATTTGGCGGCTTTGCCTCCTGCAAAGTCGACATCCTCGACATGGAGGTGATGCTAAACGGAAACATGGGGATCGTGTGCACCGTTCAGAAGGTCAACATCGTGCTTAAGAGCGGCGAAAGTAAACTTGTACTGGCACGCCAAACGGACTGCTTTGAAAAGCGCAACAACGAATGGCGGTTAATTCACCAACATGCGTCTGTTCCCGCGGGCGGCAACTGGGACGGGAACATCGTAACGGCGTAG
- a CDS encoding HAMP domain-containing sensor histidine kinase yields MLREREGHPVLPLLCYGLVAAVWVLDLVTPQLLVAAILFNGPIALSSTALRSALTARLVILAEIANAVSGYVNGVQSGYRWDVIALGDRLLLAASFVLVGYLSVKAQEFAREAGESSGRARQVEIERALRESTGRVRGSLNVDLVLRGVLRESMKLLGASQTRLVVRESTFALPLIMVLEAVDGDVSYGRKSLSMELASLVTRALEAKAPFRLTPDDALGRLTLEVLGAKEAIVATVAAVGEMECVLIGSVAGSASLAADALVVTEAFSEQAGAALEQARLFTQLGEQNREIARQSDEIGRRGDVIRDIVYALAHDLRTPLSAAELTMNQALSGAYGELPERYQPILRATLSANADERRIVETLLLVARYEAGEESNVRERLAGNELVTRIAEDFRPIAEAKGIALELETAQPFSVMGDAHEIRRAVINLVANAVEATPKHGTIRISAERRGADVVITVADTGYGVPPGRRASLFERFSGVRGGAGTGLGLYIVRRVAEKHAGSVAYAPNGPQGSVFTLTLPNGDE; encoded by the coding sequence GTGCTTCGCGAGCGAGAAGGCCATCCCGTGCTGCCGCTGCTCTGTTACGGTCTGGTGGCCGCCGTGTGGGTCCTGGACCTCGTGACCCCGCAGCTCCTCGTGGCGGCGATTCTCTTCAACGGGCCGATCGCGTTGAGCAGCACGGCCCTGCGAAGCGCGCTGACGGCGCGTCTCGTCATCCTGGCGGAAATCGCAAACGCGGTCTCGGGATACGTGAACGGCGTTCAATCCGGATACCGCTGGGACGTTATCGCGTTAGGCGATCGCCTGCTGCTCGCAGCGTCGTTCGTGCTCGTCGGCTACCTTAGCGTCAAAGCGCAGGAGTTCGCGCGCGAAGCCGGCGAGTCGTCGGGCCGCGCTCGGCAGGTCGAAATAGAGCGAGCCCTTCGTGAGTCCACCGGCCGCGTTCGCGGCAGTCTCAACGTCGATTTGGTGCTGCGCGGCGTTCTCCGCGAGTCCATGAAACTGCTTGGAGCCTCGCAGACCCGCCTGGTCGTTCGCGAATCCACGTTTGCTCTTCCGCTGATCATGGTGCTCGAAGCAGTTGACGGCGACGTTTCCTACGGGCGCAAGAGTCTGTCGATGGAGCTCGCGTCGCTCGTGACTCGCGCTCTCGAAGCCAAAGCGCCGTTTCGGTTGACACCGGACGACGCGCTGGGTCGGTTAACGCTCGAAGTGCTGGGCGCAAAAGAAGCGATCGTCGCGACCGTCGCAGCGGTAGGCGAGATGGAGTGCGTCCTCATCGGGTCCGTCGCCGGTTCGGCTTCCCTGGCGGCCGACGCGCTGGTCGTAACAGAAGCGTTCTCCGAACAGGCGGGCGCGGCGCTCGAGCAGGCGCGCCTCTTCACGCAGCTCGGCGAGCAAAACCGTGAAATCGCGCGACAGAGCGATGAGATCGGTCGCCGCGGCGACGTCATTCGGGACATCGTCTACGCACTGGCGCACGACCTCCGCACGCCGTTGTCTGCGGCCGAGCTAACGATGAATCAGGCGCTTTCGGGAGCCTACGGCGAACTGCCCGAACGGTATCAGCCGATTCTTCGCGCCACACTGTCCGCCAATGCCGACGAACGCCGGATCGTTGAGACGTTGCTTCTGGTGGCACGCTACGAAGCGGGGGAAGAGTCGAACGTTCGCGAGCGCCTCGCCGGCAACGAGTTGGTGACCCGGATTGCCGAGGACTTTCGCCCCATTGCCGAAGCGAAGGGAATCGCGCTTGAACTAGAGACGGCGCAGCCGTTTTCGGTCATGGGCGACGCGCACGAGATCCGCCGCGCCGTCATCAACTTAGTCGCCAACGCCGTCGAAGCGACGCCGAAACATGGTACGATTCGCATTAGTGCCGAGCGACGCGGCGCCGACGTAGTCATTACAGTCGCCGACACCGGCTACGGCGTGCCGCCGGGGCGGCGTGCGTCGCTATTCGAGCGCTTCTCGGGCGTACGCGGTGGCGCCGGCACCGGCTTGGGCCTCTACATCGTTAGACGTGTTGCGGAAAAGCACGCCGGGTCGGTGGCGTACGCGCCGAACGGGCCGCAAGGCAGCGTCTTTACCTTGACGCTTCCCAATGGAGATGAATAG
- a CDS encoding response regulator transcription factor, with amino-acid sequence MEARIRVAIVEDHALTRAGLRTTLESTFDVVAEAPDGIAGFEAIAREHPDVAVVDIGLPGIDGIALTQRIRAELPATHVVIVTMIDLQEEVVAALAAGADAYCLKSSDPERIVDAVRIAAEGGAYFDPQIAHVVLARFSPNAKDALSQSPLTPRETEILRLIADGHANTEIADSLHIGLGTVKGHIRDILEKLSAADRTQAAVTALRKGYI; translated from the coding sequence GTGGAAGCGCGCATACGGGTTGCAATCGTCGAAGACCACGCATTGACGCGCGCGGGCTTGCGCACAACGCTCGAATCGACCTTCGACGTCGTCGCGGAAGCGCCCGATGGGATTGCCGGGTTCGAAGCCATCGCGCGCGAGCATCCGGACGTGGCGGTCGTCGACATCGGCTTGCCCGGTATCGACGGCATCGCGCTCACACAACGTATCCGAGCGGAGCTGCCCGCAACGCACGTCGTGATCGTCACGATGATCGACCTGCAAGAAGAAGTCGTCGCGGCGCTGGCCGCAGGCGCCGACGCGTATTGCCTCAAGAGCTCCGACCCCGAACGCATCGTCGACGCCGTGCGAATTGCCGCCGAAGGGGGCGCCTATTTCGATCCGCAGATCGCACACGTCGTACTCGCAAGATTCTCGCCGAATGCAAAAGACGCGCTAAGTCAATCGCCGCTGACGCCGCGCGAAACGGAGATCTTGCGCCTCATCGCCGACGGTCACGCAAACACGGAAATAGCGGATAGCCTGCATATCGGGCTCGGTACCGTCAAGGGACACATTCGCGACATCCTCGAGAAGCTGTCGGCTGCGGATCGCACACAAGCGGCCGTTACCGCTTTACGAAAGGGTTATATCTAG
- a CDS encoding TrkA family potassium uptake protein, with protein MFILIVGGGKVGSYLSRALVNQGHEVVVVEKDERKAKMLERLIDRQVTVVGDGCDPLVLENAGVARADVVVADTGDDEDNLVVVLLSKKKSKARCIARVNNPANKLIFDSLDTEDPVTVISSTELILDVLNEQVNASKYRSMLETMHLFGKGNMQLVKVAIPEQSPVDGRMLAEINLPHNSVVVAVDRPNRDLEIPTGDTVLHAGDSMIVIVKNGAAERIRAIVSR; from the coding sequence GTGTTCATTCTGATCGTGGGTGGCGGCAAGGTCGGGTCGTATCTCTCGCGAGCCTTGGTCAATCAAGGCCACGAAGTCGTCGTCGTCGAGAAGGACGAGCGCAAAGCCAAGATGCTCGAGCGGCTCATCGATCGTCAGGTAACGGTCGTGGGCGACGGCTGCGATCCCTTGGTGCTCGAAAACGCCGGCGTCGCGCGCGCGGACGTCGTCGTCGCCGATACGGGCGACGACGAAGACAATCTCGTGGTCGTGCTGCTCTCGAAAAAGAAATCGAAGGCCCGCTGCATCGCGCGCGTGAACAATCCGGCCAACAAACTCATCTTCGATTCGCTCGATACCGAAGATCCCGTCACGGTTATTTCCTCGACCGAACTCATTCTCGACGTCCTCAACGAGCAAGTCAACGCCTCGAAGTACCGCTCGATGCTCGAGACGATGCATCTGTTCGGCAAGGGCAACATGCAGCTCGTAAAGGTCGCCATTCCCGAGCAATCGCCGGTCGACGGCCGCATGCTCGCCGAGATCAACCTTCCGCACAATTCCGTCGTCGTAGCTGTCGATCGGCCCAACCGCGATTTGGAAATTCCAACGGGAGACACCGTGCTGCACGCTGGCGATTCGATGATCGTGATCGTCAAGAACGGCGCCGCGGAGCGAATCCGGGCCATCGTTTCTCGCTAG
- a CDS encoding NAD-binding protein has protein sequence MRYLIVGCGRVGSALAKYLDADGHEVIVVDENASAFKRLGQKFKGRVVVGTGIDYDVLKRAGAATADGFIAVTNGDNRNIMAALIAQRMFKIKRIVARIYDPPRGQMYRELGVQTVCPTTVGAKLIRDVLMEAPWDSLQSFDLGKLTSLSAIVTPEDAGKHVSDIEEPGRIRIAAVRRGTGGVMVASNDLVLEEGDELNAVVAPEAISEFAKRFHSAAPQQRMTA, from the coding sequence ATGAGATACCTCATCGTGGGGTGCGGCCGCGTCGGTTCCGCGCTTGCGAAGTACCTGGACGCGGACGGACACGAAGTTATCGTCGTCGACGAAAACGCTTCCGCATTCAAACGGCTCGGTCAGAAATTCAAAGGGCGCGTCGTCGTCGGCACCGGCATCGACTACGACGTCCTCAAGCGCGCCGGTGCCGCGACGGCCGACGGCTTCATCGCCGTTACCAACGGCGACAATCGCAACATCATGGCGGCGCTGATCGCGCAGCGGATGTTCAAGATCAAGCGAATCGTCGCGCGGATTTACGACCCGCCGCGCGGACAGATGTACCGCGAGCTGGGCGTGCAGACCGTCTGCCCGACGACCGTAGGCGCCAAGCTGATCCGCGACGTTTTGATGGAAGCACCGTGGGACTCGCTGCAATCTTTCGACCTCGGAAAGCTGACGTCGCTCTCGGCGATCGTGACGCCCGAGGACGCCGGCAAACACGTGAGCGACATCGAGGAACCGGGCCGCATCCGCATCGCGGCGGTTCGGCGCGGAACCGGCGGCGTGATGGTCGCCTCCAACGACCTGGTGCTCGAAGAAGGCGACGAACTCAACGCGGTCGTGGCGCCCGAAGCGATCAGCGAGTTTGCGAAGCGCTTTCACAGCGCGGCTCCGCAACAGCGAATGACGGCGTAG
- a CDS encoding Clp protease N-terminal domain-containing protein: MFSRFNPASRRVLRIAEQECRNHSQYYVGAEHLLVALLEERDPSVLHNLDATGIDAREVHAEVRRALGMGEDRLWEGILVTPRLRKIVALAEQRAGDREIAPIDLYEALRAEGSSLAAEILRRAQDNRNTAPAAE; this comes from the coding sequence TTGTTTTCTAGGTTCAATCCAGCCTCGCGGCGCGTACTCCGTATCGCAGAGCAAGAGTGCCGCAATCATAGCCAATACTACGTTGGCGCGGAACACCTCTTGGTGGCCTTGCTCGAAGAGCGCGACCCCTCGGTTCTGCATAATCTCGACGCGACCGGCATCGACGCTCGCGAAGTGCACGCGGAAGTTCGCCGGGCGCTGGGCATGGGCGAAGACCGGCTGTGGGAAGGAATCCTGGTGACGCCTCGCTTGCGTAAAATCGTCGCGCTGGCCGAGCAGCGAGCCGGGGACCGGGAAATCGCCCCAATCGACTTGTACGAGGCGCTCCGCGCGGAGGGCTCGAGCCTGGCAGCGGAGATCCTTCGCCGCGCTCAGGATAACCGAAACACGGCACCCGCCGCGGAGTAG
- a CDS encoding DedA family protein encodes MANIEHAVVSFVDQYGYFGLFIALVLGNIGAPIGSELVLPAAGGLTATGHLSNLWLTIVVAVAGELGGNTIAYAIGRYGGEPLLERYGKYVHVTHERLGIMHRFFERWGTFAMFICRFLPVIRGIAGFPAGIAEMNLVQFYLWTLAGSAIFCGGLVLLGYSAGGHLDVILPLVRKGGYVALAVAIVAIAGAVVFLRSRARGDSAASP; translated from the coding sequence ATGGCAAACATCGAGCACGCAGTCGTCAGCTTCGTCGACCAGTACGGATACTTCGGCCTCTTCATCGCCTTGGTGCTCGGAAATATCGGAGCGCCGATCGGAAGCGAGCTGGTGCTGCCTGCAGCGGGCGGCCTTACCGCCACCGGGCATCTGAGCAACCTCTGGCTCACCATCGTGGTGGCCGTCGCGGGCGAGCTCGGCGGCAATACGATCGCCTACGCCATCGGCCGGTACGGCGGCGAACCGCTGCTCGAGCGATACGGAAAATACGTCCACGTCACGCACGAGCGACTGGGAATCATGCACCGGTTTTTCGAGCGCTGGGGAACGTTTGCCATGTTCATCTGCCGGTTCTTGCCGGTGATTCGCGGCATCGCCGGATTTCCGGCCGGCATCGCGGAGATGAATCTCGTGCAGTTCTACCTGTGGACGCTGGCCGGTTCGGCTATTTTCTGCGGCGGACTGGTTCTGCTCGGCTACTCCGCCGGCGGTCACCTCGACGTCATCCTTCCGCTCGTGCGCAAGGGCGGGTACGTTGCATTAGCGGTTGCGATCGTCGCGATCGCCGGCGCAGTGGTTTTCCTGCGCTCGCGCGCGAGGGGTGACTCCGCAGCGTCGCCATGA